One region of Ignavibacteriales bacterium genomic DNA includes:
- the hemG gene encoding protoporphyrinogen oxidase, with protein sequence MSKKIIIFGAGISGLAAAYWLHKDGYDVTVLDKNSEAGGAMISREENGYLVDYGPNSGLETTPLIRQIVDAVGLSDEIIYANEEGNKRYILREDVLHPLPMNPPAFLKSRLFSTKAKLRLFAEPFIGRSEDGYYQSISQFVKRRLGQEFLDYAINPFVAGVYAGNPDELSVKSAFPKLYRLEEVYGGLIKGMIKGAKERKERAEQSKQNARMFSFKSGMQVLPLAIAKKLDGKVFLNASITKLEKLEKGYGVSYLQNGENKNINADIIVSAIPSHIAGPLFENMDGTLSNHLKAVYYPPVMVLFLGYKKEDVGQALDGFGFLIPQKEKKAYLGAIWSSVIFPNRSVNGNACFTIFVGGARSPELFDLQKDILIGQVLDEFQSIMRIKEKPIFITDRMWEKAIPQYNIGYIEHEKYFDQFEKANPGIILSGNYRGGISVGDCVKNSEVVYNKVKNLLT encoded by the coding sequence ATGAGCAAAAAAATAATAATATTTGGCGCTGGAATTTCCGGTTTAGCAGCCGCTTACTGGCTTCATAAAGATGGTTATGATGTAACTGTTCTTGATAAAAATTCTGAAGCCGGCGGGGCAATGATTAGCCGCGAGGAGAATGGCTACCTGGTTGATTACGGACCAAACAGCGGATTGGAAACAACTCCGCTAATCCGCCAGATTGTTGATGCTGTTGGTCTTTCAGATGAAATAATTTATGCAAATGAGGAAGGAAATAAGCGATACATTTTAAGGGAGGATGTACTTCATCCGCTCCCAATGAATCCACCAGCTTTTCTTAAATCAAGATTATTTTCTACAAAGGCAAAACTTAGATTGTTTGCAGAACCATTCATTGGCAGATCAGAAGATGGTTATTACCAAAGCATTTCTCAATTTGTAAAAAGAAGATTGGGACAGGAGTTTTTAGATTACGCGATCAATCCATTTGTAGCTGGCGTATATGCCGGTAACCCTGATGAGTTAAGTGTTAAATCGGCATTCCCAAAATTGTACCGGCTTGAGGAAGTTTACGGTGGTTTAATAAAAGGAATGATCAAAGGGGCAAAAGAAAGAAAAGAGAGAGCAGAACAATCAAAACAAAACGCCAGGATGTTTTCATTCAAAAGTGGAATGCAGGTTCTTCCATTGGCAATTGCAAAAAAGCTTGATGGAAAAGTTTTTCTGAATGCATCAATAACAAAATTAGAAAAACTGGAAAAAGGTTACGGTGTTTCTTATCTGCAAAATGGCGAAAACAAAAATATAAACGCCGACATAATTGTTTCAGCTATTCCGTCTCACATTGCCGGTCCCCTTTTTGAAAATATGGACGGAACTCTGTCAAATCATCTTAAGGCAGTTTATTATCCGCCTGTAATGGTTTTGTTTCTTGGTTATAAAAAAGAAGATGTTGGACAAGCTTTGGACGGATTTGGATTTTTAATTCCACAGAAAGAAAAAAAAGCGTACCTTGGCGCCATCTGGAGTTCAGTGATATTTCCTAATCGGTCTGTTAATGGAAATGCCTGCTTTACTATTTTTGTTGGCGGAGCTCGTTCACCAGAATTGTTTGATCTGCAAAAAGATATTTTGATTGGACAAGTACTGGATGAGTTTCAATCAATAATGCGGATTAAAGAGAAGCCGATTTTTATAACTGACAGAATGTGGGAGAAGGCAATTCCACAGTACAATATCGGTTACATTGAACATGAAAAATATTTTGATCAGTTTGAAAAAGCCAATCCCGGTATTATTCTAAGTGGAAATTACCGCGGCGGAATTTCTGTCGGAGATTGCGTAAAGAATTCTGAAGTGGTTTACAATAAAGTAAAAAACTTATTAACTTAG
- a CDS encoding M3 family metallopeptidase, which produces MKTLFYLLVLVVIISPLSYSNDEKNMNNPFLKEWKTPFQTPPFNEIKEEHYLPAFEEGMKEQKNEVDQLLNSTEKPTFENTIDAMEKSGALLTRVSNVFFNLLSSNTNDEMQKIAQTVTPMLSKHRDDINLNEKLFERLKSIYGEKDKLNLTTEQNTLLEEYYSGFVRNGANLNPEEKDKLRKINEELSLLSLKFGDNILKETNSIGLVIDNKEDLVGLPDAVVQAALDMGKTKGQEGKWIFNLQKPSFIPFLQYSPKRELREKLFKAYLSRGNNNNDFDNKKVLSRIASVRVDRANLLGYKTHADYVLEKSMAKNPETVYKFLNDLWKPALKRSSAEVADMQTIIDKENGKFKLAAWDWWYYAEKVKKEKYNLDEEMLRPYFKLENVIDGVFGVATKLYGIQFVERKDIPVYHPDVRVFEVKEANGKHIAILYTDYFPRDSKRSGAWMSNFRDQSNIDGKFIDPIICNNGNFSKPTSDKPSLLSIDEVNTLFHEFGHAIHGMFGNTVYPSLSGTSVVRDFVELPSQIMENWAMEPEVLKMYAKHYKTGEPMPDELIKKIENSSLFNQGFESVEYLAASILDLDWHTLTTDEEKDAVKFEKESLNKIGLLPEIESRYQSTNFQHVFAGGYSAGYYSYIWAAVLDADAFQAFKEKGNLFDRELANSFRKNILEKGGSEEPMVLYKKFRGREPKVDALLTKRGLN; this is translated from the coding sequence ATGAAAACCTTGTTTTACCTTTTGGTATTAGTTGTCATAATTAGTCCTCTAAGTTATTCAAATGATGAGAAGAACATGAACAATCCTTTCTTAAAGGAATGGAAAACTCCGTTTCAGACTCCACCTTTTAATGAGATTAAGGAAGAGCATTATTTACCTGCTTTCGAAGAAGGAATGAAAGAGCAGAAGAACGAGGTTGATCAATTACTGAACAGCACCGAAAAACCTACTTTTGAAAACACAATTGACGCGATGGAAAAAAGCGGCGCACTTCTTACAAGAGTAAGCAATGTGTTTTTCAATCTTCTTTCATCAAACACAAATGATGAAATGCAGAAGATAGCACAAACCGTTACGCCAATGTTATCAAAACACAGAGACGACATCAATCTGAATGAAAAACTTTTCGAACGGTTAAAATCAATTTATGGAGAAAAGGATAAGTTAAATCTTACTACCGAACAAAATACTTTGCTGGAAGAATACTATTCCGGCTTTGTAAGAAACGGTGCAAATCTTAATCCCGAAGAAAAAGATAAACTTAGAAAAATAAATGAGGAGCTTTCTCTTCTATCGCTTAAGTTCGGTGATAATATTTTAAAGGAAACCAATTCCATTGGTTTAGTAATCGATAATAAAGAAGATCTTGTTGGATTGCCTGATGCCGTTGTGCAAGCTGCACTGGATATGGGAAAGACAAAAGGACAGGAGGGCAAATGGATTTTCAATCTCCAAAAGCCAAGCTTTATTCCTTTTTTGCAATACTCGCCTAAAAGAGAATTGAGAGAAAAACTTTTTAAAGCTTATCTCAGCCGCGGAAACAACAACAATGATTTTGACAATAAAAAGGTTCTTTCAAGAATAGCTTCTGTGCGTGTGGATAGAGCAAATTTGCTTGGATATAAAACTCACGCTGATTATGTGCTTGAAAAAAGTATGGCTAAGAATCCCGAAACCGTTTACAAATTTTTAAATGATCTCTGGAAACCAGCATTGAAAAGATCTTCGGCAGAAGTGGCTGATATGCAAACAATCATTGATAAGGAAAACGGAAAATTTAAATTGGCTGCATGGGATTGGTGGTATTATGCCGAGAAAGTTAAAAAGGAAAAATATAATCTGGATGAAGAAATGCTTCGCCCTTATTTCAAATTAGAAAATGTTATTGATGGTGTTTTTGGTGTAGCAACTAAATTATACGGAATTCAGTTTGTTGAGCGGAAAGACATTCCGGTTTATCATCCTGATGTTAGAGTGTTTGAAGTTAAGGAAGCAAATGGAAAACATATAGCAATTCTTTATACTGATTATTTTCCACGCGATAGTAAAAGAAGCGGTGCCTGGATGAGTAACTTTAGAGATCAGTCTAATATCGATGGAAAATTTATTGACCCAATTATTTGTAACAATGGAAATTTCTCCAAACCAACTTCGGATAAACCTTCGCTGCTTAGTATTGATGAAGTAAATACTTTATTCCACGAATTTGGTCATGCCATTCATGGAATGTTTGGTAACACCGTTTATCCGAGCCTTTCAGGCACATCCGTTGTACGAGATTTTGTTGAGCTTCCTTCGCAGATAATGGAAAACTGGGCAATGGAACCGGAAGTGCTTAAAATGTACGCGAAGCATTACAAAACCGGTGAACCAATGCCAGATGAATTAATTAAGAAGATAGAAAACTCTTCACTCTTCAATCAAGGATTTGAATCCGTTGAATATCTTGCCGCTTCAATACTCGATCTGGACTGGCACACTTTAACTACTGATGAAGAAAAAGATGCAGTAAAATTTGAGAAAGAATCTTTAAACAAAATTGGATTGCTTCCGGAAATAGAATCCCGGTACCAGAGTACAAACTTCCAGCATGTTTTTGCCGGAGGATATTCCGCTGGTTATTATAGTTACATTTGGGCAGCAGTACTTGATGCAGATGCATTCCAGGCATTTAAAGAGAAAGGGAATTTGTTTGATAGAGAACTGGCAAATTCTTTTAGAAAAAATATTTTAGAAAAAGGCGGGAGTGAAGAACCAATGGTTCTGTATAAAAAATTCAGAGGAAGAGAACCCAAGGTTGATGCACTTTTAACAAAACGCGGATTAAATTAG
- the hemH gene encoding ferrochelatase has translation MTKTAIVLFNLGGPDSLEAVEPFLANLFSDRDIFKLPFQNSLAKFIAKKRAPKVIEEYRKIGGSSPIGCWTELQQRMLEENLRNKNFNVDVFVAMRYWHPLTSATAEKIEKGNYDKIILLPLYPHFSVSTTGSSFNEWKRCYKGDQSKLIYIDNYFDNETYCKAINQRIDETLLKFPEEVRKEVQLVFSAHGTPVSYVKKGDPYSHHIKKTVELVMKQRNNSHEYHECFQSKVGPVKWLTPATDTMIKELAAKGKKHLLIIPISFVSDHVETSFELDIEYRHVADKAGIEDYIVMTGLNDSEIFIVALTELITNKLDSK, from the coding sequence ATGACAAAAACCGCGATTGTATTATTCAACTTAGGAGGACCAGATTCTCTTGAAGCAGTGGAGCCCTTCCTTGCCAACCTTTTTAGCGACCGAGATATATTCAAACTTCCTTTTCAAAATTCACTTGCAAAATTTATTGCTAAAAAAAGAGCGCCAAAAGTAATTGAAGAATATAGGAAGATTGGTGGCAGTTCTCCAATTGGCTGCTGGACAGAGTTGCAACAGAGAATGCTTGAAGAGAATTTACGAAACAAAAATTTTAATGTTGATGTTTTCGTAGCGATGCGTTACTGGCATCCTCTAACCAGCGCCACCGCTGAGAAAATTGAAAAGGGAAATTATGACAAAATAATTCTGTTACCGCTCTACCCGCATTTCTCAGTTTCAACAACGGGCTCTTCTTTTAACGAATGGAAGAGGTGTTACAAAGGAGATCAATCGAAATTAATTTACATAGATAATTATTTTGATAACGAAACTTACTGCAAGGCTATAAATCAAAGAATTGATGAAACACTTCTTAAATTTCCGGAGGAAGTAAGGAAGGAAGTTCAATTGGTTTTCAGCGCGCATGGAACACCGGTTAGTTATGTTAAAAAAGGAGATCCATACAGCCACCACATAAAGAAAACCGTTGAACTGGTAATGAAGCAAAGAAATAATTCTCACGAATATCACGAATGCTTTCAAAGTAAAGTTGGTCCGGTTAAATGGCTTACCCCGGCAACTGATACAATGATTAAAGAACTTGCAGCAAAAGGGAAAAAACATTTATTGATCATCCCGATCAGTTTCGTTTCCGATCACGTAGAAACATCATTTGAATTAGACATTGAATACCGACACGTTGCTGATAAAGCTGGCATTGAGGATTATATTGTTATGACTGGATTGAACGATTCTGAAATCTTTATAGTGGCATTAACTGAATTAATCACAAATAAATTGGATTCAAAATGA
- the hemN gene encoding oxygen-independent coproporphyrinogen III oxidase, which translates to MFNIDLEKIRKYDRPGPRYTSYPTAPQFNETFKHEQYLDEIVKTNYGENLPDISLYYHLPYCDTLCYFCGCNMIITRNRDRVSEYINYLKKEIDMVRTYILADRKVAQLHWGGGTPTHLNPDEITELITYINQNFEFSKNAEEGCEIDPRGLTRDHLAALRNGGFNRISMGVQDFNDKVQKATNRIQPEDITRQTVQWVRELGFQSINLDLIYGLPFQSVSTFAETVDKIINISPDRIAVFNYAHVPWMKKHMALIHPEDLPVPEEKLQILKMTIEKLTSAGYVFIGMDHFAKPEDELAIALREKKLYRNFQGYSTHAGADLYALGITAISQLQRIYSQNYKTEKEYYSALDKETFPIAKGYNLNDDDVLRRYVIMKIMCDFELNIKKIETEFGINFKEYFGWGLNNLKEMIDDELISVNDNEIKVTEMGRLLIRNIAMNFDGYMERKEDTAKYSRTV; encoded by the coding sequence ATGTTTAATATTGATTTAGAAAAAATAAGAAAGTACGATCGCCCTGGTCCAAGATACACAAGCTATCCTACTGCTCCGCAGTTTAATGAAACATTTAAGCATGAGCAGTATCTTGATGAGATTGTAAAAACAAATTATGGAGAAAATCTTCCAGATATTTCTCTTTACTATCATCTTCCTTACTGCGATACTCTCTGCTATTTCTGCGGCTGCAATATGATTATTACCCGTAACCGCGACAGAGTTAGTGAATATATAAATTACCTGAAGAAAGAAATTGATATGGTGCGAACCTACATTCTGGCAGATAGGAAAGTTGCACAACTGCATTGGGGCGGTGGAACACCAACTCACTTAAATCCGGATGAAATAACAGAATTAATAACATATATAAATCAAAATTTTGAGTTCTCTAAAAATGCTGAAGAAGGATGCGAGATAGATCCACGCGGATTAACAAGAGACCACCTGGCTGCATTGCGTAATGGTGGCTTTAATAGAATAAGTATGGGCGTTCAGGATTTTAATGATAAAGTTCAAAAAGCAACCAACAGAATCCAGCCCGAAGATATTACCCGGCAAACTGTACAATGGGTTAGAGAGCTTGGATTCCAAAGTATAAATCTCGATTTAATTTATGGATTACCTTTTCAATCAGTTTCTACATTTGCAGAAACGGTGGATAAGATAATTAATATTTCACCAGACAGAATTGCCGTTTTTAATTATGCGCATGTTCCGTGGATGAAGAAACATATGGCACTTATTCATCCGGAAGATTTACCTGTCCCCGAAGAGAAACTTCAAATTTTGAAAATGACAATTGAAAAACTTACTTCCGCGGGTTACGTTTTTATTGGAATGGATCATTTTGCAAAACCAGAAGATGAATTAGCAATCGCATTGCGCGAGAAAAAACTTTACAGAAATTTTCAGGGTTATAGCACGCACGCCGGTGCCGATCTTTACGCCTTGGGAATAACTGCAATCAGTCAGCTTCAAAGAATATACTCACAGAATTACAAAACAGAAAAAGAGTATTATAGTGCGTTAGATAAGGAAACTTTTCCAATTGCAAAAGGATATAACCTAAATGATGATGATGTACTCCGACGATATGTGATAATGAAAATTATGTGCGACTTTGAACTGAACATAAAAAAGATAGAAACTGAATTCGGAATAAATTTTAAAGAATATTTTGGCTGGGGATTAAACAATCTAAAAGAAATGATTGATGACGAACTTATCTCCGTAAACGATAATGAAATAAAAGTAACCGAAATGGGACGACTTTTAATCCGTAACATAGCAATGAACTTTGATGGTTACATGGAAAGAAAAGAAGATACTGCAAAGTATTCCAGAACAGTTTAA
- a CDS encoding GxxExxY protein has translation MKKEQINRLSGIILDCAIEVHRNLGPGLLESVYEVCLCKELTQRGLHFNRQLFLPVNYKGELLDADYRIDILVEDEIIIEIKSAEVLLPVYEAQLLTYLRLAD, from the coding sequence ATGAAGAAGGAACAAATTAATAGACTTAGCGGAATTATTCTTGATTGCGCAATTGAAGTTCACAGGAATTTAGGTCCTGGTTTATTGGAAAGTGTTTATGAAGTTTGTTTGTGTAAGGAGCTTACTCAAAGAGGTTTACATTTTAACAGACAATTATTTTTACCTGTAAATTATAAAGGGGAACTGCTGGATGCTGATTATAGAATAGACATCCTTGTTGAAGATGAAATTATTATAGAAATAAAATCTGCCGAAGTTTTATTACCGGTATATGAAGCTCAATTATTAACTTACTTACGCTTAGCGGATTAA